A genome region from Hippopotamus amphibius kiboko isolate mHipAmp2 chromosome 1, mHipAmp2.hap2, whole genome shotgun sequence includes the following:
- the LOC130860747 gene encoding 28S ribosomal protein S18c, mitochondrial, giving the protein MAAMVAFCGGLGRRKLKHFVTAAVCLTDSGTHSVLWRSCSQYKQVTSNEDLPVPMENPYKEPLKKCILCGKHVDYKNVQLLSQFVSPFTGCIYGRHITGLCGKKQKEITKAIKRAQIMGFMPVTYKDPAYLKDPKVCNIKYRE; this is encoded by the coding sequence ATGGCAGCTATGGTAGCTTTTTGTGGTGGTCTAGGGAGGAGAAAGTTGAAGCACTTCGTGACGGCTGCTGTCTGCCTCACAGATTCTGGAACTCATTCAGTGCTGTGGAGAAGTTGTTCACAATATAAACAGGTAACCAGCAATGAGGACCTGCCTGTTCCAATGGAAAATCCTTATAAGGAGCCTCTGAAAAAATGTATCTTGTGTGGAAAACATGTAGATTATAAGAATGTACAGCTTTTATCCCAGTTTGTTTCTCCATTTACTGGATGCATTTATGGAAGGCACATAACAGGTCTCtgtgggaagaaacaaaaagaaatcacaaaagcaATTAAGAGAGCTCAAATAATGGGGTTTATGCCAGTCACATACAAGGACCCAGCATATCTCAAAGACCCTAAAGTCTGTAACATCAAATACAGGGAGTAA